The Nycticebus coucang isolate mNycCou1 chromosome 10, mNycCou1.pri, whole genome shotgun sequence sequence tcaggagttcaagaccagcctgagcaggagacccagtctctaaatatagctgggcattgtggtgggcatctgtagctccagctacttgggagactgaggcaaaaggattgcttgagcccaagagtttgaggttgctgtgagctatgatgctactgtactctaccaaaggatggcaaagcaagactctgtctctaaaaaaaaaaaaagaaaaaaggaagagtgtGGCTGAGGAGCATGCTGGAGGCCTGAGGTCTGGGGTTGGGGAAAGAAGTGGCTGTAGGAGGTGGAGAGAGGTACTAAGGTCCTGTGGAGAACCATTAGGTTCTGAGTAGGTCATATCAGAAAGAAGGGCTGCAGGGCTCTCTCTCCTTGACTATGTTAGGCAGGAAACAATACGGGGAAGATGGCTTGTCCTAGGGAAGGTGGAGGATGGTGATGAGGTGGTAGGGCTGATGTGGTGGACAGAGTGAGTGGAGGAAAGATGGTGGATCCTGAGGGCTCACACTGAGTTAATTGGGAGGTTGGGGAAGAGACAGGGAGCTCCTTGGATGTGTTGAGGAAGGGAAAGACATGTGGAAGTCAAGAGTTGTATAGTTAGCAAGGCCCTGGATGACGTGACTGTGGACAAAACAATAGATACCCTGGAGTTGCCTTGGGAAAGGTCAGAGAACAGCCGGATTGTGCTGTGGCAATCATGGAGGCAATGTTGGATGTACCTCATGCTGGGAGGGCTGATAGAGATGGGTGGTTTGGGGGTTAGACCAAAAGGAAGGAGACTTGTCAGTTCTGGATATCCTGCAGAGTTCGGGGGGTGGAGAACATTTATTTGCTCATCTGcttttcccaccccaccccaccccaccccgtcTACTCCTAGGCATGACACAGAGCCAAGAAGATGAGAACAAGATAATTGGTGGCTATACGTGCACCCAGAACTCCCAGCCATGGCAAGCAGCCCTCCTGGCAGGCCCTGGGCGTCGCTTCACCTGTGGAGGGGCCCTGCTTTCAGACCAGTGGGTCATCACTGCTGCTCACTGTGGCCGCCCGTGAGTGACCCCCTCCCCTATTCTTGTGCTAAGTGAGTTCCAGAGTCTGGAGCCCCTAAGCTCAGCTGAGGACCTGGAGTTCTGTGTAAAACCCAACCTCACTGCTGGGTCCCAGCTTGGGGTCTAGCGAAGACCCTGGGCATAGCTCAGGATATAGGGTCCAGCCATGAATATTGGACTCAGTGTAGATTATGAAATCAGATCTGCAGGTTAGAACCCAGGGGCCAGCTAAGAACATAACATACCACCAGGAGACCCAGCCAGAGGCCAAGACTTACATCTAGCCCAAGGTCAGCCTGTTCCAGATTGGTGACTGACTTAGGCAAGAGTATACGTTTTGAAACTCAGAACAGTACCTAGAACCCAGAGCCCAGTCCAGAACCCATAGTCTAACCACGTGCCCATAACCGCACTCTTAAGTGGCACATATAGCTGTAAGAATAGGGAAAGAACCTGGAGTccatttcaaattaaattatagctcCTCTTGGAATAGCCTGAAACCCAGACCTCAACTCAATATTTAAATCCCAGAATTCAGACCATAATCTGAAGCTCCATATAAAACCCACATCGCCTCCCAGATTTCAGACCCAAACCTAGAAACCAGACTCCAGTCAAGAAGTTAAAGTCTGAGTTAGACCTCACACCTCAGCCCAGGGTCTGGTCCAGAAAACCCAAAATGCAAACCAGTCTCCAGAATTCTGGATCCAGGTCACAACCCAGAGCTGCATCCAGAACCTAGAGTCCAACCTGAGGTCAAGGGCTCAGAGCAGAGTCTAGAGAGCCAAGAGCCCAGGCTATCGCCTGGGATTCAAGCTGAAGCAGAGCCCAGCCTGGAAGCAGAATGTGGACCCCATTGGAGTACAGAGCTCACACCATTTCCCAAACCCAGGTCATAAATCAGAGCTTAGTAAAGAGCATGGCCCATAAGAGAACGTCCAGGCCATGGGAGAGGGCAGAAGAGGCCAGGAAGTGCTCGGTCTGCGGTTGGAGAGGAGCAGGTTAGACTCAGGGCAGAACTCATCCTCCAGGTCAGGGAGTGGGGCTGGAGAGTGGGGAGAAGTCTCCTGCTCAGACTGTGAGCAGCACTACTCTTGGTCCTGTGGACCAGGTCCCTTTGGGTAGCCCTAGGCAAGCACAACCTCAGGAGGTGggaggccacacagcaggtgctgCGCGTGGCTCGCCAGGTGACATACCCCAACTACAACTCCCGGAAACATGAAAATGACCTGATGCTGCTGAAGCTGGAGAAGCCTGCCCGGCTGGGGAGGGCAGTGAAGACTATCCCCATTGCCCAGTCGTGTGCCAGCCCTGGGACCCTCTGCCGTGTGTCGGGTTGGGGGACCACATCCAGTCCTATTGGTGAGGACCCCTGTGTCCTGACAAGAAGGGCCTGGGGTCCAGGCCCCCCAGGTCTGTGGGAGGCGGGGCTGGGAGCCTGGATTCCTGGGTCTGAAGGAGGAGGGGGCTAGGGGTCTGGACCCCTGGGTCTGAGGAAGGAGGGGGTTTGGGGTCTGGTCCCCTGGTCTGAGGGAGGAGAGGGTTGAGGTGTTGATCCCTGGGTCTGAGGAAGGCAGGGATGACAGCCTGGGTCCCTGGGTTGTGTGGGTGGATGGACCTCCATTGTAATCCTTCGGTGCCTCTCCCAGTCAGGTACCCCACCGCTCTGCAGTGCGTGAGCATCTACATTGCCCAGAATCAGACATGTCAGCAGGCCTACCCTGGAGCCATCACTGCTGGCATGGTCTGTGCAGGGGTTCCCCAGGGCGGGAAGGACTCGTGTCAGGTAAGGGCCAGGGTGGAAGCTGGAGGTGGGATAGTTCAAGGCTGGGATTTTGGTACCAGAGGATCTTAGGAGCATGAAAGTCAGCATAGATTCTGAGAAGATGGGGAAACCCCAGGGACTGAAAGAGATTGATAGCCAGGCTGTCCTGCTTCCTAGCCTTATACTTCTTAACTAATGAATTTAACACCTTCATTGCTTCATTTTGCTCATCTTCGAATGGGGATAACACCTGTCAGGGTAGGTGGATCTGAATGAGATAGTCCATGGAAAGAGCAGAGGGTGGTAACTACACATGTGAGTGTCAGGGAAACTGATCCAGGGCCTCTAGAGCTCTAGAACTCCCAGAAAGAGGCAGATAGTAAAAGGCGGagaagctcggcgcctgtggctcagtggctagggctggtgggttcaaacccagcctaggcctcccaaacaacaacaactacaaaaaaaataaataaataactggtgcctgtagtcccatctacttgagaggctgaggcaagagaattgcttaagtccaagagtttgaggttgctgtgagcaattcATGCCTCTCCAATcgagtgacaccatggcactctaccgagggtgacatagtgagactctttctcgaaaataaagaaaaagaaaaagggagggacaCAGTTTTATAGATGTAGAGCTAAGATGGAGAGAGACCCAGTAAGACCCAAGCAACAGAGGTAGGGATAGAGACAGACATAGGACCAGAGACAAGAGACAGAAGCGTCTCCCACTCTGGTGGCTGAGGTCTCAGAGCTGGGGCAGGACACTGCCCTGGAGCCCTGCCCTCGTGTCTCAGCCTGTCCCCTTGCCCATCTGTGCCTCTTGGGTTTTCTGTGCCCCTGGCTCTGGCCATCTGTCCTTTAGTATCTCCATCTCATCCTTTCCCTTCAGGGTGACTCTGGGGGACCCCTTGTGTGCGGAGAGCAGCTTCAGGGCCTCGTGTCCTGGGGAATGGAGCGCTGTGCCCAGTCTGGGTACCCTGGCGTGTACACCAACCTGTGCAAGTATCAAAACTGGATCCAGGAGGTGATGCGGTCATCCCCATGACTGCATGTTGCTGCCCTCACTGGCCTCCCCaggcttcctctctcctcccaagACCCTGGAGCCCTGCCCCTAGCACTCTAACCCTTACCCCTGGGTCTGGCTCTCCCTTTATCAGAACAGTTGCTCTAGGATTTTTCTCTCCACTCATGCCTCCCACTCTAGCATCACCACTGTTACTCAAGACCCTGTAGGCACAGCAGGCAGGAGCACAGACACTCCGAACTGCTGTTGTAGTCCAGAGAAGACTATTTTCAAAATCCTTAGTGTGtctaaaaaccaaataaacaataACTGTAAAAGTGGAACAGTCTCAAATTTCATTCATCCATTCCTTTAATGCATTCACaatcatataaagaaaatatattctatatacaCAATGGGATACCATTTAGCCACAAAAAAAGAGTgcattcatgtcttttgcagcaacatggatggacttGGAGGCCATCATGTTATTAAAATGTgaacaactcagacacagaaagacaaatctggcagattctcatttataagtgggaacTAAATATGTGTCTGCGTGgatgtagagcagtggttctcaaccttcctaatgccatgacgtattttcattgttacaaaagggtcgggacccacagtttgagaaccactaatgTAGAGTGTGGAGTGATGGACAAGGAGACTCAGAAGGGTCGGGAGGTGGATGATGAGAGATTACTTAATGGATACAATGGAGTTATTGGGGTGATGGATGCCCTAAAAGCTCGGACTTCAACACTACACTTGTAACAAATCTATGGGGTACAGAATGTATATAACAAAATACACACAGGTGTATGTAACAAAATTACacctgtaccccataaatgtatacaagttttttttttttgtttttttttttattttggccggggctgggtttgaacccgccacctctggcatatgggaccagcaccctactccttgagccacaggcaccacccatgtatacaagttttaaaaaaggaaacacataCCCATGTACATCAGGTCCAGCCAAGAGCCAAGCGGCTGCCTCATTCGTGTTGTCCCTTGGGAGTCTGCATGCCTCTCCAATTGTATCTGGTGCCTAGAAGAAAACACCCGAGCCTTGCTGTGTGCCCCCTCCACAGCCTCTTCTCTGGAGCTGCCATGGTCCAGGGCAAGGACCTGCCTTGTTTCCTATAAAATTTTGTGCAAATGGAGAGGTCCTCTTTTTTCTAATCAGATCTCAGGTGATCTGATTTTCCTAATCAACTCTCAGGTGAAGAGAGTTGAGTAATCACACTCTTGAGTTCCAGTCCAAACAAAGCCcttctcttgttttatttattattcccaCCCTCCATCCTTGTCTCCCTTAGCCTCCCTCCCCATAGTCACCAACACAAATGGCCTCGAACACCTGGCATCCTCAGAAAACGAGGCTTTGTCACATTGTCATCCTTTTCCTGTTGTTTCTAATTTACATGATACCATTACGTTAGGAATCgcattctctctctttcactcttcAAGGACTCTGTACTGCACCGTGGGCATGGCTAAGCACCAGGCCTTGCTCTAGCTGGCAGAGGAAGAGTGGTGAGCAAGCCAGCTGGAATCCCTCACTGAGCTTACATTCTAGCAGGAGACGACAGACTAGAAGcaataaatggaaatttaaaagcaAAGCAGAGTCCCTGTGAGTAAAAAGACCAATGAACTCAGGCTGGGCagcagccccagtgtgtgtgagAGCCAGCTCACAGACGCTCACAAGAGTTGACTGGCAAGTTTTCAGGAATTTTGAGAGCCAGTTGCTAAAtacagccattattaaaaattagattATATAAACTcacaattaaataatttatttaaaaaacaaaagtaataggctaggtgcctgtggctcaagcggctaaggtttcagccacatacacctgagctggcaggttcaaatccagcccgggcctgccaaacaacaatgatggctgcaaccaaaaaatagctaggcgttgtggcaggcgcctgtagtcccagctacttgggaggtggaggcaggagaatcgcttgagcccaggagttggaggttgctgtgagctgtgatgccacagcactctacccagggcaacagcttgaggctctgtctcattaaaaaaaaaaaaaaaaggtaataaatactcaaaatatGTCCATTCCCAATTATTTTAACTAATCCTAATGCTTTGAGGTTATCTGTGTCTGCTGTATTATGCAGCAGACACAGACATGGTCCATCCATAGACATTGCATTGACAGCTTGACATCAGCCAAAGCAGGAATGTTTACACCACAGAAACTGGCAAAAGCTACAgagaaggactttttttttcccttcaagaaGCCATTGTTAAACCTTTACCAGTGCATCCCTGGAGAGATCTGCCTGGGAATGACCTAATGATCTTAGTGTCTTCCTGGAAGATCTGTGCCTAGATACTACAGAGTACAAATAAAGTAGAATGTTGTGCTGACCTCATGTTTTCGGGGGGACAGCGCAGTATTGGGGAGCTCTTAGGTGGCAGATCTAGGATATGCATAACTATGGCAGCACAAAACAATGCTGGGAAATGGGGCTACacccttttttctcccttcatcCCACCCTTCGGGCCCTGGCAACtgccattctactctctgcttctagaaattttactttttttttttttgagacagagtttcactctgccaccctgagtagagtgccatggcatcatagttcacagcaatctcaaactcttggactcaagaaatcctcttgcttcaccatcctgagtagctaagactccaggtgcccacatgacacccagctagtttttctatttttagtagagatgagatctcacttatgcataggctggtctcaaactgctgagcttaagaaatccacctgcctcagcctcccagagtgctacgattacaggcgtgagctaccatacctggccaagagtttgacttttttagatttcacatgtaAATAAGAGCAagcagcatttgtctttctgtgtgacTTATTTCAGTTAATATTGTATCCTCCAAGCCAATTGATATCATCACAAAcaacaggattttattcttttttttttttttttttttttttatttttggccggggctgggcttgaacccgccacctccagcatatgggaccggcgccctacccgttgagccacaggcgccgcccagggttttattctttatatagctaaataatattccattatacaaATGttacatttcctttatccattcatccaccaaTAGATACTAAGATTATTCCTATGTGTTGGCTATTGTAAATacagctgcagtgaacatgggagtgcatgTATCTCTTGAAGATAATGATTTAATTTCCTCTGGATACatacctagaaatggaattgctggattatatgggagttctatttttagttttttgaggaggTTCCATATTGTATTCTACAACAGCTATAcccatttacattcccaccaacagcatagAAGGATcccttttctttatatctttgccaacatttgttatctcatttctttttgatGCTACTCGTTCTAACAGGTTGTCAGCTgagatctcattgtggttttcatttgcatttccctgatgattagtgatatggAGCTCCTTATCATATACTTGTTGGTCGTTTGTATGCAtccttttaagaaatgtctatttaggttctttgttcatttttcaattgggttatttgttttctttcaatagAGTTGTTATCATTCTTCctatattttggatataaaccTCTTTTTAGATACATAATTTGTGAAATGTTTCCCTCCGTTCTTTAGGTTCTCTTTTTGCTCTCTTGATTATTTGTTgcacagaaactttttagttcaatacaatcccatttgtctatttttacttttgctgcCTGTGCTTTTGGGATCATATGCAAAAAATTATTGGCCAGGCCAATTGCTATacttcttctaatagttttacagtttcaggtcttatgttttaagtctttaattaattttgagtttatttttgtatatagcgtgagataggggtccagtttcattcttctccatgtgagtattcagtttttcaaaaagcatttgttaaagaAACCACCCTCTCTCCATTGTGTGTTCTTGACTCTTTTGTCGAAGATCAGTTGACTATACATACACAGATTTATTTCtgggatctctattctgttccattggtttatatatctgtttttgtgccaacaccatactgttttgattactatagctatGTAGTATGCTCTGAAATCAGACAAagccttcagctttgttcttcttgctcaagatttctttggct is a genomic window containing:
- the KLK14 gene encoding kallikrein-14, whose product is MSLRVLASVTQPLTPRMFLLLTALQVLAIGMTQSQEDENKIIGGYTCTQNSQPWQAALLAGPGRRFTCGGALLSDQWVITAAHCGRPSLWVALGKHNLRRWEATQQVLRVARQVTYPNYNSRKHENDLMLLKLEKPARLGRAVKTIPIAQSCASPGTLCRVSGWGTTSSPIVRYPTALQCVSIYIAQNQTCQQAYPGAITAGMVCAGVPQGGKDSCQGDSGGPLVCGEQLQGLVSWGMERCAQSGYPGVYTNLCKYQNWIQEVMRSSP